The following are encoded together in the Pseudoalteromonas ruthenica genome:
- the zntB gene encoding zinc transporter ZntB produces the protein MSALIHALVLDAQGGAEQLTEKSAIKQWKPSDGVLWLHLDYCQDDIEQYLAAVPLSEFAHDALIADETRPRIVSDDSGHLLFLRGVNLNPADSPDDMVSIRVFVSEQLIVSTRHRRLLSVNALAESLRKGKGPSTTSALVCQLCENLTSRMQGVIDELEDKLDQFEEDVDSQRAHDHNALSQVRRQTIGLKRYIRPQKEALRALVSQQPSWLADSDTPRINETINHLLRYLEELDLNIERAQIIQQEVASQVSDQLNKRMYVMSVVAALFLPLGFLTGLLGVNIGGIPGTESAAAFPLFVLALVILTAAVALYFRMKKWL, from the coding sequence ATGTCAGCTTTGATTCATGCCTTAGTGTTAGACGCTCAAGGCGGCGCTGAACAATTAACTGAAAAATCAGCGATTAAGCAGTGGAAGCCCAGTGATGGTGTGCTGTGGCTACATCTTGATTACTGCCAAGATGATATTGAGCAATACTTGGCAGCGGTACCATTAAGTGAATTTGCACATGATGCCCTTATTGCCGATGAAACACGCCCTCGTATTGTCAGCGATGACAGTGGCCATTTATTGTTTTTGCGTGGCGTCAATCTGAACCCGGCAGATAGTCCTGATGATATGGTATCGATTCGCGTGTTCGTTAGTGAACAACTTATCGTCTCTACGCGCCACCGTCGCCTGCTGTCGGTGAATGCCCTTGCTGAATCTTTACGTAAAGGCAAAGGGCCGAGTACCACCTCAGCACTGGTATGCCAATTGTGCGAAAATTTAACCTCGCGAATGCAAGGTGTGATAGATGAACTCGAAGATAAACTTGACCAATTTGAAGAAGATGTTGATAGCCAACGAGCACACGATCACAATGCACTATCACAGGTGCGCCGCCAAACTATCGGCTTAAAGCGCTATATCAGACCACAAAAGGAGGCTCTGCGCGCGCTTGTGAGTCAACAGCCAAGTTGGTTGGCTGACAGTGATACACCGCGCATCAATGAAACCATTAACCATCTGCTGCGCTACTTAGAAGAACTTGATTTAAATATTGAGCGCGCCCAGATAATCCAACAAGAGGTCGCCAGCCAAGTATCCGACCAACTTAATAAGCGTATGTATGTGATGTCAGTGGTAGCAGCGCTGTTTTTACCCCTGGGCTTTCTTACCGGTTTACTGGGCGTCAATATTGGCGGAATTCCTGGAACGGAATCAGCAGCGGCATTCCCGTTGTTTGTTCTCGCTCTAGTGATATTAACCGCCGCCGTCGCTTTGTATTTTCGTATGAAAAAATGGCTATAA
- a CDS encoding succinylglutamate desuccinylase/aspartoacylase family protein, which produces MLKKRGQEPVARAKKNQAFTLLGEQVAPGQRRTFELEAAKLYTHSPLTINLEVVNGVESGPVLLVCAAIHGDELNGVEIVRQTLAKVDATQLRGTLIAVPVVNVFGFIHKSRYLPDRRDLNRCFPGSQRGSVAGRMANTFFNEVAMHCSHIIDLHTGAIHRTNLPQIRADLSNEETAKIANAFGTPAVINASLRNGSLRSEAAELGIPVITYEAGEALRFDPIAIAAGVQGVENVMRKLRMLRGKRVRKQAEPVIASSTSWIRAETDGIIRAQVSLGERVSKGQVLAYINSPLGDSECAILAPRSGIVIGQQTMPLVNEGDAIFHLAYFAHANSLVEQQLETFIDEISDMDDELKTPELNNE; this is translated from the coding sequence ATGCTAAAGAAAAGAGGACAAGAACCCGTGGCAAGGGCTAAAAAGAATCAGGCATTTACGCTGTTAGGTGAGCAAGTCGCACCTGGGCAGCGGCGCACCTTTGAGCTTGAAGCGGCCAAGCTATATACCCACTCACCACTGACCATTAATCTTGAGGTGGTTAACGGGGTAGAAAGCGGTCCGGTATTGCTGGTGTGTGCAGCAATTCACGGTGATGAGCTCAACGGTGTTGAAATCGTGCGACAAACCTTAGCAAAGGTTGATGCCACGCAACTGCGTGGCACCTTAATTGCTGTGCCTGTTGTCAATGTGTTTGGTTTTATCCATAAATCTCGCTACCTTCCCGATAGGCGCGATCTCAATCGCTGCTTCCCAGGCTCGCAGCGAGGATCTGTGGCGGGGCGTATGGCGAATACGTTTTTTAACGAAGTGGCGATGCATTGCAGCCATATCATTGATTTGCATACAGGTGCTATTCACCGCACCAATTTACCGCAGATCCGAGCCGATTTAAGCAATGAGGAAACGGCAAAAATAGCCAATGCCTTTGGTACGCCAGCGGTGATTAATGCCTCGCTACGAAACGGCTCACTGCGCAGTGAAGCGGCAGAGCTTGGGATCCCGGTGATCACGTACGAAGCTGGAGAGGCGCTACGTTTCGATCCCATCGCTATTGCTGCGGGTGTGCAAGGGGTGGAAAACGTCATGCGTAAACTGAGGATGCTACGAGGTAAGCGGGTTCGCAAGCAGGCGGAGCCGGTTATCGCCAGTTCTACCAGTTGGATCCGGGCCGAAACAGATGGCATTATCCGCGCTCAAGTATCCCTTGGCGAACGCGTGAGTAAAGGCCAAGTGTTGGCTTATATCAACAGCCCGCTAGGGGATAGTGAATGTGCGATTTTAGCGCCGCGCAGTGGCATTGTGATTGGACAACAAACCATGCCTTTGGTGAACGAGGGCGATGCTATTTTTCATCTTGCTTATTTTGCGCATGCCAACTCGTTGGTTGAGCAACAGCTAGAGACATTTATTGATGAAATCAGTGACATGGATGATGAGTTAAAAACACCTGAACTTAACAATGAATAA
- the rimK gene encoding 30S ribosomal protein S6--L-glutamate ligase, which yields MKIGILSRNKSLYSTRRLIEAAQQRGHEVQVLDALRCYMNINSQEPEVHYKGQKLEDFNAIIPRIGASVTFYGCSVLRQFEMMGVYPVNESVAITRSRDKLRSLQLLSRKGVGMPVTGFASKPDDVKDLLEMVGGAPVVIKLLEGTQGIGVVLAETRKAAESVIEAFMGLKAHIMVQEYIKEAGGADIRCFVIGDRVIAAMKRQAQEGEFRSNLHRGGSASLVRITPEERKTAVAAAKAMGLNVAGVDLLRSERGPLVMEVNSSPGLEGIELATGKDIAGMIIQFIEKNAKEKRTRTRGKG from the coding sequence ATGAAAATCGGCATTTTATCACGTAACAAGTCGTTGTATTCCACTCGCCGTTTAATTGAGGCGGCGCAGCAGCGTGGCCATGAAGTGCAGGTATTGGATGCTTTACGCTGTTACATGAATATCAACTCGCAAGAGCCGGAAGTACACTATAAAGGTCAAAAACTAGAGGACTTCAACGCCATTATTCCGCGCATCGGGGCTTCTGTTACGTTTTATGGCTGTTCAGTGTTACGGCAATTCGAGATGATGGGGGTGTACCCTGTGAATGAATCCGTTGCCATCACCCGCTCGCGCGATAAATTGCGTTCTTTACAGCTACTATCACGTAAGGGAGTGGGTATGCCGGTAACCGGTTTTGCATCCAAACCCGATGATGTCAAAGACTTGCTTGAGATGGTGGGTGGCGCTCCGGTTGTTATCAAGCTGCTAGAGGGGACACAAGGGATTGGGGTGGTGCTTGCTGAAACACGCAAGGCGGCCGAGAGTGTGATTGAGGCTTTTATGGGCCTGAAAGCACACATCATGGTGCAGGAATATATCAAAGAAGCTGGTGGGGCCGATATTCGTTGCTTTGTCATCGGCGATCGTGTTATAGCGGCGATGAAGCGCCAAGCCCAAGAAGGTGAATTTCGCTCCAATTTACACCGTGGCGGCAGTGCCAGTTTGGTACGGATTACTCCAGAAGAGCGTAAAACAGCAGTGGCCGCCGCTAAAGCAATGGGGTTAAATGTAGCTGGGGTTGACTTACTGCGCTCTGAGCGTGGCCCTTTAGTGATGGAAGTTAACTCTTCACCAGGACTCGAAGGAATTGAGTTAGCGACAGGAAAAGATATTGCTGGCATGATTATTCAATTTATAGAAAAGAATGCTAAAGAAAAGAGGACAAGAACCCGTGGCAAGGGCTAA
- a CDS encoding ATP-dependent zinc protease family protein: protein MTNKITVGWREWLALPELGIDKIKAKVDTGARTSCIHAFRVEEFTQEEQVWVRFWVHPIQDDNNTEIQCQAKVIDQRTVTDSGGHQEQRYVIQTQLLIGGQQWPIEATLTNRDTMKFRMLLGRTAMAGRIVVDPELSHQTQL from the coding sequence ATGACAAATAAAATAACAGTAGGTTGGCGTGAGTGGCTAGCCCTGCCTGAGCTGGGGATTGATAAAATCAAGGCTAAGGTCGATACCGGTGCCCGTACTTCATGTATTCATGCTTTTCGAGTTGAGGAGTTTACACAAGAGGAGCAGGTCTGGGTGCGGTTTTGGGTTCATCCCATTCAAGACGACAACAACACAGAGATACAGTGCCAAGCGAAGGTGATAGATCAGCGCACCGTTACTGACTCAGGTGGGCATCAGGAGCAGCGTTATGTCATACAGACGCAGTTACTTATTGGCGGCCAACAATGGCCCATTGAAGCAACACTCACAAATAGAGACACCATGAAATTTCGTATGCTATTGGGGCGTACAGCCATGGCAGGGCGTATTGTTGTAGACCCTGAATTGTCACACCAAACACAATTATAA